One stretch of Molothrus aeneus isolate 106 chromosome 2, BPBGC_Maene_1.0, whole genome shotgun sequence DNA includes these proteins:
- the LOC136571412 gene encoding histone H2A-like, with protein MSGRGKKQAVAGSPRSASNKSKSARAGLQFPVGRVYRLLRRGNYAGRIGSGAAIYLAAVMEYVTAEVLELAGNAAHENKKTRILPRHIQLAVRNDDELNKLFACVTIPQGGVMPNIPSQLLPKKTSGNVASQKYGGSQ; from the coding sequence AGAAACAAGCAGTGGCTGGCAGCCCTAGAAGTGCATCCAATAAGAGCAAATCAGCCAGGGCAGGTCTGCAGTTCCCTGTGGGCCGTGTCTATAGGCTCCTGCGGAGAGGGAACTACGCTGGCAGGATTGGCTCTGGCGCTGCCATCTACCTGGCTGCAGTGATGGAGTACGTGACAGCAGAGGTCCTGGAGCTGGCCGGGAATGCTGCTCATGAAAACAAGAAGACAAGGATCCTGCCCAGGCACATTCAGCTGGCTGTGAGGAATGATGATGAGCTGAACAAGCTCTTTGCCTGTGTGACCATTCCTCAAGGCGGGGTTATGCCGAATATCCCTTCTCAGCTCCTTCCGAAGAAAACTAGTGGAAATGTTGCTTCTCAAAAATATGGTGGTAGCCAGTGA